Proteins encoded within one genomic window of Eurosta solidaginis isolate ZX-2024a chromosome 1, ASM4086904v1, whole genome shotgun sequence:
- the LOC137244701 gene encoding phosphate-regulating neutral endopeptidase PHEX-like, whose protein sequence is MILFYKFLLTSLLLLQIHSEFTLAKPTTRKYNNATLQLAKGTQMATYMNLDADPCDDFYDWACGKWPLSHPASATKDKTSFVKLLEDLYKQKCVDALEQSSDNITSDDAAVFFLDNMLKTIYASCQNTFAMKIAGFAPIWHALEFHSNWPLISDTDWFDIEYDWLKLVALAKRKFNTEVFVGFNVVNNLQHPESKRIQLGAPKLTLNDTRMYLAAEHAAARDDYRSYIERKLELFFPAMSKVWSHEIASQVLQVETKLAQAITNRTNEVTPLERYVAELKVSYGNYVDLSRYLQLLLDRQINDKVYETPKGYFKSLVDIVKLTPKLTLANYTLWKVLDQFDMGGDKLFCLHKLMNIFPHEIEYLFYRSYKDTDLEQALQTTFVNIKNKLYDELQYSKRFQWILQQSLKHIRDKLRSMRLEIAQPQDHIIFFHGAVRPSHMRADQYFNNIINILEWQNMMQLLKLHPTVTVLSTPPNSQLLPSYNSQTNTIQIPVIFMQPYFFTDPTYPSGIEHGTFTFLLAQQIFYGLSYDDSDTDANKIWDIASELRFTKRSSCFAQQSHYSAKEFRKSNVTDRQRLKKAIIDNGGLALAYRMYEQQNDFKMLPRLPNSPMQQFFLAYAQLFCADYADVVAEYADLPEALRVNGAVSNLKEFSKEFKCSDTSNLNPKETCLIF, encoded by the coding sequence ATGATATTATTTTACAAGTTTTTACTAACAAGTCTTCTGCTACTACAAATACATAGTGAATTTACTTTAGCCAAGCCAACTACGCGTAAGTATAACAATGCGACACTACAATTAGCCAAAGGCACACAAATGGCGACATATATGAATTTGGATGCTGATCCTTGTGATGATTTTTACGACTGGGCATGTGGAAAATGGCCACTTAGCCATCCAGCGAGTGCAACAAAAGACAAAACATCATTCGTCAAACTATTGGAAGATTTGTATAAACAAAAATGTGTTGACGCCTTAGAACAGAGCAGTGACAATATCACATCTGATGATGCTGCTGTTTTCTTCTTGGATAACATGCTGAAAACAATATACGCATCCTGTCAAAATACATTTGCTATGAAGATCGCCGGGTTTGCACCCATTTGGCATGCCTTAGAATTTCACTCTAATTGGCCACTTATATCCGATACGGATTGGTTTGATATCGAATATGATTGGTTGAAACTTGTTGCGCTTGCGAAACGTAAATTTAATACAGAAGTTTTCGTTGGATTCAATGTAGTTAACAACCTGCAACACCCTGAAAGCAAACGCATACAATTAGGGGCACCAAAATTGACATTAAATGATACGCGAATGTACTTGGCTGCAGAGCATGCAGCGGCAAGAGACGACTATCGCAGCTATATTGAACGTAAGCTAGAGTTATTCTTTCCTGCTATGTCCAAAGTATGGTCACATGAGATTGCATCGCAAGTGCTGCAAGTTGAAACTAAATTAGCGCAGGCTATAACAAATAGAACCAATGAAGTGACTCCGCTCGAGCGTTATGTTGCCGAGCTGAAGGTTTCATACGGCAACTATGTGGACCTAAGTCGTTATCTGCAGCTACTGCTAGATCGTCAAATTAATGATAAGGTGTATGAAACGCCCAAGGGGTACTTCAAAAGCTTAGTTGACATCGTTAAACTTACACCCAAGCTGACGCTCGCTAATTACACGCTATGGAAAGTTCTCGATCAATTCGATATGGGTGGTgataaattattttgtttacataAATTAATGAATATCTTCCCACATGAAATTGAATACCTTTTCTATCGCAGTTATAAGGATACAGATTTAGAACAAGCATTGCAAACAACATTcgttaatataaaaaacaaacttTATGATGAACTACAATATTCGAAACGATTTCAATGGATATTGCAACAAAGCTTAAAGCACATAAGAGACAAGCTGCGTTCTATGCGTTTGGAGATCGCGCAACCGCAAGATCATATAATATTTTTCCATGGTGCTGTTAGGCCCAGCCACATGAGAGCAGATCAATATTTCAATAATATTATTAACATACTAGAGTGGCAAAATATGAtgcaacttttaaaattacatccaACTGTAACGGTGCTAAGCACACCACCAAACAGTCAACTATTACCAAGCTACAATTCACAAACGAATACAATACAAATACCTGTGATCTTTATGCAACCGTATTTTTTCACTGATCCTACATATCCATCGGGCATTGAGCATGGCACTTTCACATTTCTATTGGCTCAACAAATTTTCTATGGCCTCAGTTATGACGATAGCGATACGGATGCGAACAAAATTTGGGATATTGCCTCAGAGCTACGTTTCACTAAACGTTCTAGTTGCTTTGCACAACAGTCACATTATTCAGCAAAAGAGTTTCGCAAAAGTAATGTAACTGATCGCCAACGTCTAAAAAAGGCAATCATAGATAATGGTGGACTTGCTCTAGCTTATCGTATGTATGAGCAGCAAAATGATTTCAAAATGCTGCCAAGGTTACCCAACTCACCCATGCAACAATTTTTCCTCGCTTATGCACAATTGTTTTGTGCAGATTACGCTGATGTAGTGGCGGAGTATGCAGATTTACCGGAAGCTTTGCGCGTAAATGGGGCAGTGTCGAATTTGAAAGAGTTCTCCAAGGAATTCAAATGTAGTGATACAAGCAATTTAAATCCTAAGGAAACATgtcttatattttaa